A single region of the Arthrobacter sp. V1I7 genome encodes:
- a CDS encoding amidohydrolase family protein — translation MHFEFYLDANDLVELEPVIAALPKVSIDHLGMTSMHRNVLLRLVSRGVRVKATGFGRVELDVASAIREIHKQNPEALMFGTDIPSTRAREPFQPKDVELVADILAEDASLALYENGARAFTA, via the coding sequence ATGCACTTCGAGTTCTACCTCGACGCGAACGACCTAGTCGAGTTGGAACCGGTCATTGCAGCACTTCCCAAGGTGAGCATCGACCACCTGGGCATGACTTCGATGCATCGCAATGTCCTGCTCCGCCTTGTGTCCCGTGGCGTACGGGTGAAAGCCACGGGGTTTGGTCGGGTTGAGCTCGACGTCGCTTCCGCTATCCGGGAAATCCACAAGCAGAATCCCGAGGCTTTGATGTTTGGAACTGACATTCCTAGCACGAGAGCCCGCGAGCCGTTTCAGCCGAAGGACGTGGAACTCGTTGCGGACATTCTTGCTGAGGACGCGAGTCTCGCCCTTTACGAGAACGGGGCGCGCGCTTTTACGGCTTGA
- a CDS encoding lipopolysaccharide assembly protein LapB yields MNQNQRQAEVAVELQKTVDRGDPDHAPRAAVTLGTLRLESGDPAGAQRAFQTAKDSGHPEYAPRGAVLVGIRLMEAGDWDGARHAYEQAIASRHQNHAPSAWVMMGMLLEKQGHLAEANAAYRTAVDSGHPEYAPLAAVGLGLLLQGQGDAIGAQRAYQTTIDSGHPDHAPFATLLMGEYFTGGDLRSRKRFRNTAAGYGNPDVLVSLAELYIAEQEIPTARRLLQQAAVLGNSVAAHSLQIFGRPDADTITSDAASKAVLASAQEDDTDSMNMLGLLAAVHGDVVEARSWWTKSASERDMIAPLLLSRHLG; encoded by the coding sequence ATGAATCAGAACCAGCGACAAGCAGAAGTCGCGGTAGAGCTCCAAAAAACGGTTGACCGCGGCGACCCTGATCACGCCCCAAGGGCCGCAGTCACCCTAGGGACACTGCGGCTAGAATCCGGTGACCCCGCCGGAGCACAAAGGGCGTTCCAGACTGCCAAGGACAGCGGCCATCCCGAGTACGCCCCAAGAGGTGCTGTCCTTGTCGGGATAAGGCTGATGGAGGCCGGCGACTGGGACGGAGCCCGTCATGCGTATGAGCAGGCTATTGCCAGTCGCCATCAAAATCATGCCCCTTCCGCCTGGGTCATGATGGGGATGCTCCTGGAAAAACAAGGACATCTGGCTGAGGCGAACGCAGCATACCGGACAGCAGTCGACAGTGGTCACCCTGAATATGCACCCCTGGCCGCGGTCGGGCTGGGGCTACTCCTCCAAGGACAGGGCGACGCTATCGGCGCCCAAAGGGCCTACCAAACAACAATTGACAGTGGACACCCCGACCACGCACCCTTCGCGACGCTACTAATGGGGGAATACTTCACCGGGGGAGATCTGCGGTCCCGTAAGCGCTTCCGCAACACAGCGGCCGGTTACGGGAACCCGGACGTTCTCGTGAGCCTTGCCGAGCTTTACATTGCCGAGCAGGAAATACCCACAGCCCGCCGGCTGCTTCAACAGGCGGCGGTCTTGGGCAACAGTGTCGCCGCCCATTCGCTTCAGATATTCGGTCGTCCGGACGCCGACACGATAACCAGTGACGCCGCATCAAAAGCAGTCCTAGCATCTGCTCAAGAGGACGACACTGACAGCATGAACATGCTCGGCCTTCTTGCCGCCGTTCACGGAGACGTCGTCGAAGCACGCTCATGGTGGACTAAGTCCGCCAGCGAGCGGGACATGATTGCCCCACTGTTGCTCTCACGCCACTTGGGTTAG